The DNA window GATCAGCATGCCCGGACCGCCGTCGGCCGTCTCCCGCGCCAAGCGTTCCAGGGCCGCCCGGCAGGTATCCTGAAAGGCCGGCTTGAGCACCAGGTCCTCGGCCGGATAGGCGGCGAGGAACTGCTCCGTGAACATCACGAGGTCGGCCCCGAGACGGGCCGCCTCGGCGCGGGCCTGGCGCGCCTTCTCCTCGTTGCCGGCGACGTCGCCGACGATGGGGTTGAGCTGGGCGAGGGCGATCTTGAGCGTGTTCTGAGCCATGATTCCTGAGCGTCGGACTCAAACGTGGAAGCCACTTTTGAGAGCCATCCGATGCTCCCTTTCTTGCTGGACGCATCATTCTGCGCGGAAAACCGGGACCACTTTTCCGCAGGATGCGCTGGGATCTAGCGCGCTGCCGGGTGGGCAGCAATCCAAGCGTAAAGCTTTCCCGTGAACTCTTAAACGCGCGTGGAGCAAGGCTGATCCAAGTGCGCGGCATGGGTCCCGCGCAAACTCGAATCTCTCGATTTCACATTCCCTGCAAAGCTCAAGCTTTTGGTGGAACCCGCAACAGTCCAGTTCGTTATTTCCACACGAAACACTGGGAGACTGACATGTTGAAAGGCGGCCTGCTCTGGCTTATCGGCATCCCTCTGCCGATCATTCTTATCCTCTTCTTCATGGGCTGGCTGAGTTAAGCCCAATCACGAGTAGAGTTGCGTATGCGTAAAGAAAAAGGGGCGCCCCAAGCGCCCCTTTTTCTTAAATCGACCAGTCGCTCATTCCGCCGCGAGGGCGCTCGGTCGTTCCCTTGACTGGCGCTCGCGCTTGATGAGCTCCGAGGTCAGGAACGCGATTTCCAGCGCCTGCTCGGCGTTGAGGCGCGGGTCGCAATAGGTGTGGTAACGGTCGCGCAGGTCCGCATCGGTGAGCGCGCGCGCCCCGCCCGTGCATTCCGTGACGTTCTTGCCGGTCATCTCCAGGTGGATGCCGCCCGCATGGGTGCCCTCCGCCTGATGGATGGCGAAGAAGTCCCTCACCTCGCCCATGACACGTTCGAACGGACGGGTCTTGTAGCCCGAGGCCGCCTTGATCGTATTGCCGTGCATCGGATCGCAGGACCACACCACGGTGCGGCCCTCCTTCTGCACCGCCCGGATCAGGCCCGGCAGGTGATCGGCGACCTTGTCGGCGCCGAAGCGGCAGATCAGGGTGAGGCGCCCGGCCTCGTCCTCTGGATTGAGGGCTTCGATGAGCTTGAGCAGACCGTCGGCCGTGAGCGACGGGCCGCACTTGAGCCCGATCGGGTTCTTGATGCCGCGCATGTATTCCACATGGGCATGGTCGAGCTGGCGGGTGCGGTCGCCGATCCAGAGCATGTGGCCGGAGGTGGCGTACCAGTCGCCGGTCGTGGAATCGACCCGGGTCATGGCCTCCTCGTAGCCGAGCAGAAGGGCCTCGTGGCTGGTGTAGAAATCCGTCGAGCGCATCTCGGGATGGGTTTCCGGATCGACCCCGATGGCCCGCATGAAGTTCAGGCTCTCGGTGATGCGCTCGGCGAGCTCACTGTAGCGCGAGGATTGCGGGGAATCCTTCACGAAGCCGAGCATCCAACGGTGGGCGTTCTCGAGATTGGCGTAGCCGCCGGTGGCAAAAGCGCGGATCAGGTTCAGCGTCGCGGCAGACTGGCGGTAGGCCATGAGCTGGCGGCGCGGATCGGGCGTGCGCGCCTCCGGCGTGAACGCGATGTCGCTGATGATGTCGCCCCGATAGCTCGGAAGTTCGACGCCGTCGATGGTCTCCGTCGGGGCCGAGCGCGGCTTGGCGAACTGGCCGGCCGCGCGTCCGACCTTCACGACCGGGGAGCCGCCCGCATAGGTCAGCACCACGGCCATCTGGAGGAACAGGCGGAAGAAGTCGCGGATGTTGTCGGCCGAATGCTCGGCGAAGCTCTCGGCGCAGTCGCCGCCCTGGAGCAGGAAGGCCTCGCCCTTGGCAACCTTGCCCAGGGTCCGCTTCAGCTTGCGGGCCTCGCCCGCAAACACCAGCGGGGGAAAGCCGGCGAGCTGCTGCTCGACGCTCTCAAGCGCCTCAAGGTCCGGATAGGCCGGCACCTGCTGGATCGGCTTGTTTCTCCAGCTGTCGGGCGTCCACCGCTCGGTCATGACACTTACCCCCGTGTCCTTTCTCAAAATTCTCGTCGTGCACCGCAACAAGCGGCACGAAACGGCACCTATACACGACATATTCAAAAAGGCGAGTGCGCTAGTTCACAGACCCGCTCCAGAGGACCGGATGCCGCGGCGCCTCGAATCGAGCCGCAAATCCTTCGATATGGAAGAATGGCGCTCCTCAGCGGGCGTGGCGCTGGCGGCTCTCGCGCCGGGACATCCAAAGGGCGCCGAACCCCATCGCGACGGCGATGACCGGGATGCCGAAATAGACATAGGCTTCCAGGAGGGTCATGGCTTCAGGTCTCTCAAGATCAACTTCGCTATGGAATGTAGGATAAAGCCTACGAAAAGCCAAATGATGCTGACCACGATGGCGATGGCATCCCTCGGCATGGCGTCCGACCCGTACCCGACGGCCACCATCGGTCCCACGAACCCGGCGATCACGAACGCGACGGCGACGTTGTTGAGCGCCGTCGCCGTCAGCTTCGTCTGCTCGTTATGGATCAGGCTCACCCCTCTCCCCTTCTGACAGAGCGCTCGGGCGTCTTTATCCCACCGCCACCGGCTTCTTGACCACCACGGGCGTGCGCATGGTGACCAGTTCCTCGGATGCCGTTGGGTGAACCGCCACGGTGCGGTCGAAATCGGCCTTGGTCGCCCCCATGGTGACGGCGATGCCAGCGAGCTGGATCATCTCGCCCGCATCATGCCCCATGATATGGACGCCCACCACCTTGTCGCTGGCCTTGTCGACGATGAGCTTCATGAAGACCCGGTCCTTGCCGCCTGACAGGGTGGCCTTCATGGGCCGGAAGGCCGTCTTGTAGACGTCGATCTCGCCGTAGATCGCCCGGGCCGCCGCCTCGCCGCAGCCAATGACGCCGATCTCCGGGGTCGAGAAGACCGCCGTGGGGATGAGGTCGTGGTCGACGATGGTGGGCTTTGCCCCGAACACCGTATCGGCGAAGGCGTGTCCCTCGCGGATGGCGATGGGCGTGAGGTTCGCCCGGTTGGTCACGTCCCCCACCGCATAGATCGAGGGCGCGAGGGTCTGGGAATAGCCGTCGACCGGGATGGCCCCGACCTCGTCGACGGTGATGCCGGCCTTCTCGAGGCCGAGCCCCTTGGTGTTGGGCCGCCGCCCGGTGGCCACGAGAACCTGGTCGACCATCCGCACCGAGCCGTCGGACAGGGTCGCGGCGATCCCGTCCGCCGTCTTCTCCAGCCGCGTGAGGGTCGTGCCGAGAGCCAGGTCGATTCCCCGCTGGGCGTAGGCCTCACCGAGGGCATCGCGGACATCCTCGTCGAAGCCGCGCAGGAGCTTGTCGCCCCGGTGCAGCAGGGTGACCTCGCTGCCGAGCCCGGCGAAGACGCCCGCGAACTCGACCGCGATATAGCCGCCGCCGACCACGAGGATGCGCTTCGGCAGGGTGTCCAGATGGAAAACCTCGTTGGACGTGATGCCGAGCTCGCCGCCCGGAATCACGGGCTCCAGGGTCGGATGGGCGCCCACCGCCACCAGGATGTAGCGGGCGCGGATGCGGGCACCGGTCTTAAGCACGTGGACCGTATGGGCGTCTTCGATCACGGCGCGGCTGTCGATGACCTCGACGCCCGCCTTCTCCAGGTTCGCCCGGTAGATGCCCTCGAGCCGGTCGATCTCCCGGTCCTTGTTGCGGATCAGGGTCGCCCAGTCGAAGCGCGTCTCGCCGACGCTCCAGCCGAAGCCTTCCGCATCGTGGAAGTCGTCGGCGAAGCGGCTGGCATAGACCATCAGCTTCTTCGGCACGCAGCCGCGGATGACGCAGGTGCCGCCGACCCGGTATTCCTCCGCCAGCATGACCTTCGCGCCATAGCCCGCCGCGATGCGGGCGGCACGAACACCGCCGGATCCGCCTCCGATCACGAAGAGGTCAACGTCGAAAGAGGACATGGGGCGGTCTCCGCTCAATTCTGCAACTCGATCATTCATATAAGGACGGTTCTCGCCGAAGTCCTCCGCCAGCCCTGCTTCGGAGACATGGCTGCTCACCTGAATAGCGCAGCTCTTACGCGAAGGTACGGTAAGGATAAAGGTGCAAGCCGCTTGCCGCCCTGCTGTTCCCTCATTAGGGTCTGCCGCGACAGGCCGACCGGATGTCGGCGTCAACGGAGGAAATCGATGAGCCAGTTTCGTAAAGGTCTTTGGCGCGGCGCTCTCGCTGCGGCGGCCGTGGCAGGGTTCGTGACAACGGCGGCAGCTCAGATGGAGCTCAAGATCATGGCTCCGGCGGCTCCCGGCGGCGGTTGGGACCAGACGGCTCGCTCCATGCAACAGGCCCTGACCCAGTCGGGCATCGCCAAGAGCGTGCAGGTCGCCAACGTTCCGGGCGCCGGCGGCTCCATCGGCATCGCCCAGCTCGTCAACAACTCCAAGGGTGACGGCAACCAGCTCATGGTGATGGGCTACGTGATGGTGGGCGCCCTCCTCACCAACAAGTCGCCGATCACCCTCGACCAGACGACCCCCATCGCCCGCCTGACCGCGGAATACGAGGCGATCGTCGTTCCGGCGAACTCGCCGATCAAGAGCGCCAAGGAACTCGCCGACGCCATCAAGGCCGATCCGGCCAAGGTGACCTGGGCCGGCGGCTCCGCGGGCGGCGTCGACCATATCGCGGCGGCTCTCTTCGCCAAGGCGGCGGGCGCCGATCCCACCAAGATCAACTACATCCCGTTCTCCGGCGGCGGCGAGGCCCTGGCGGCCATCCTTGGCGGCAAGGTGACGGCGGGTATTTCGGGTTACGGCGAGTTCGAGAGCCAGGTGAAGGCCGGCAAGCTTCGCCTCATCGGCCTCACCACGCCGGCCGACAAGGCCACCGCCGACCTGCCGTCGATCAAGGCGCAGGGCGTCGATCTCGAGATCGCCAACTGGCGCGCGGTCGTGGCCCCTCCCGGCATCTCGGCCGACCAGAAGAAGGCCCTGACCGAGGCCATGGACAAGATGGCCAAGTCCAAGGAGTGGCAGGAAATCCTGAAGGCCAAGGGCTGGGAGGATTCCTACGTGTCCGGCGACGCCTTCACCAAGATCCTTGCCGACGAGCAGACCCGCACGAAAGAAGTGCTCACCGCCGTGGGGCTGGTGAAGTCTTAAATTTCAAGATAAAGCCCGTTGGAAGCGCCGCGTTCTCGGAGCGCGGCGCTTCTTTTTTGGGATAACCTATGAGCACATCACCCCAGCGGCGCGTCGACGTGGCAGGCCTCGTCATCGCGCTTCTTCTTCTCGGCCTGGCCGGTCTTGTCTGGTGGGACATGACCAAGCTCCAGATCCTGTCCCCCTACGATCTCGGCCCGAAGGTCATGCCGGTCGTCGTCTCGATCGGCCTGACGCTGCTCGCGATCGGCAACGGCATCGGAGCCCTGCAGGGCAATCTCCCGCCCCGTGACAGCCTCGACTGGAAGCCCATCATCCTGATCCTCGGCGGTCTTGCAGCCCTGATCGTCCTGATCGCGATCGGCGGTGGCTTCATGATCGGCACGGCCATCCTGTTCGCCACCACCTCGGCCGCCTTCGGCCGCCGGGCGTTCCTGACCGATCTCCTGATCGGCGCCGTGATCGCCGTCTTCGTCTATCTGCTGTTCGGCAAGCTCCTGACCCTGTCCCTCCCGGCAGGGCCGCTCGAGCGTCTGTTCTGAGGCCCTGCCCATGGAAGCCTTCACGTCCCTCGCGAGCGGTCTTGCCGTCGCCATTCAGCCGATGAACCTGCTGTTCGCCCTCATCGGCGTCCTTCTCGGCACCGCCGTCGGCGTTCTGCCCGGTATCGGCCCGGCGCTCACCGTGGCGCTGCTCCTGCCGATCACCTTCAAGCTCGATCCCGCGGGCTCGATCATCATGTTCGCCGGCATTTACTACGGCGGCATGTACGGCGGCTCGACCACCGCGATCCTGATCAACACGCCGGGCGAAAGCGCCTCCATGGCAACGGCGCTTGAAGGCAACCTGATGGCCAAGGCCGGCCGCGGCGGCCCGGCGCTGGCGACCTCGGCCATCGGGTCCTTCGTGGCCGGCACGATCGCCACCCTGGGCCTGACGCTGCTCGCCCCCTATCTCGTCGAGATCGCCGTGAGCTTCGGGCCGGAGGATTACTTCGCTCTCATGTGCGTGGCCTTCGTGACCGTCTCGGCCACGTTCGGCGATTCCCCGGTCCGCGGCCTCACCAGCCTGTTCATCGGCCTGCTGCTCGGGCTGGTGGGCATCGACATCCTGTCCGGCCAGTCCCGCCTCAGCTTCGGCATTCCGGAGCTCTACGACAACATCGAGGTGACGACCCTGGCGGTCGGCCTCTTCGCTGTCGGCGAGGCCCTCTACGTGGCGTCACGCCGCCACATCCATGAGGAGAAGCTCGAGCCCGTCCGCGGCTCGCTCTGGATGACCAAGGAAGACTGGAAGCGGTCCTGGAAGCCTTGGCTGCGCGGCACCATGTTCGGCTTCCCGATCGGGGCCCTTCCGGCGGGCGGGGCGGAGATCCCGACCTTCCTGTCCTACGCGACCGAGAAGCGCCTCACCAAGCACCCGGAGGATTTCGGAAAGGGCGCCATCGAGGGCGTCGCCGGCCCGGAGGCCGCCAACAACGCGTCCGCGGCCGGCACCCTCGTGCCCCTGCTGACGCTCGGCCTTCCCACCTCGGCCACGGCCGCCATGATGCTCGCGGGCTTCCAGCAATACGGCCTCAATCCCGGCCCCCTGCTCTTCGCCGAGCAGCCTGCCCTCGTGTGGGGCCTGATCGCCAGCCTGTTCATCGCCAACGCCATGCTGCTGGTGCTGAACCTGCCGCTGGTCGGCCTTTGGGTGAAGCTCCTCGCCATCCCGCAGCCCTGGCTCTATGCCGGCATCCTGGTCTTCGCCACGATGGGCACCATCGCGGCCAACCCATCCCCGGTCGAGCTGATCATGCTGACCGTGTTCGGGGTGCTCGGCTTCCTGATGCGGCGGTTCGACTTCCCCATCGCCCCGGTGGTGGTCGGGCTGATCCTGGGACCGATCGCCGAGAGCCAGCTGCGCCGGGCCCTCTCGATCAGCCTGGGCGACCCGATGGTGCTGCTGCAGAGCCCGATCTCCGCGACCCTGCTCGGCATCGCGGTGATCGCCCTGGTCCTGCCCTTCTTCTTGAAAGGCCTGGGACGCTTCAAGGCGGTCGAGGACTGACCTCGAAGGCACCGCTTCAAAAACAAAGGCCCGGTTTCCCGGGCCTTTTTCATGTCGGGGTGCAGCCTAGCTCAGTTCAGCTGGTGGCCGCGCTTGCCCATTTCCTCGCGGGCGCGGGTCATGATGAACTGGGAGGTCTGCTGCGTCCAGGCCGCGAGATCCCGCACGATGTCGTCGAGGACGCCCGGCTGGACCTGCACGTATTTGGCCCCGGCCGGCGACTTGTAGAAGGCCGCGATGTCCTTCAGCTCGGACTCGGACAGGCGCAGCGCGAAGGCCCGCGCGGCGTTGTCGAGCATCTTCTGCTTCTGCTGCTCGAGCTCCGGCCGGATGATGGCCACGACCTGCTCCAGATCCTGCTTGATCTCGGGACGGGTGACGTTCATCTGCTGCAGCTGCACGAGAAACGGCTCGGACATGGCGTCGAACGAGCGGGTCATGCCCGAGCTCATGGCGACCTCGCGGGCGACGGCGAGGTGGCTCGCGCTCGGCTGGGCCTGGGCGAAAGCCGGGCTGGCGAGCAGGAACAGCGCGACGGAGGTCGCGGCCAGGCGGGAGGCGGTGCGGATCATAGAAGTGGCTCCAATCGTCATGGCTTAGGGTCAGAGCTGACCGAGTTCGACGAGCCTGTCGCCCGTTGCGAGGATCGCCCCGGTGGCAAGGCCCAGGAAAAGACCGTGCTCCACGACGCCGGGAATGTTGTTCAGCGTCGAGGCGAGCACGTTCGGCTTGTCGATGCGCCCGAGATGCGCGTCGAGAATGAAGTGACCCCCATCCGTCACATAGGCGGCCCCGTCGGGCGCGTGCCGCAGTTGCAGCTCACCGCTCATGCCGAGGCTGTCCAAAAGCCGGACGATGGCCCGCTCGGTGGCCGTAAGGCCGAAGGGCACGACTTCGATGGGCAGGGGAAATCGACCGAGCTTGGTGACGTGCTTCGACCCGTCGGCGATGACGATCATCCGCTGGCTCGCGGACGCGACGATCTTCTCGCGCAGGAGCGCGCCGCCGCCGCCCTTGATGAGCCGCAGATCGTCGTCGAGCTCGTCGGCTCCATCGACCGTCAGATCGAGATCCGGGGTCTCGTCGAGTGTCGACAGGGGAATGCCTTCGCGCTGCGCTTGGTCACGGGTCGCCTCGGAGGTGGGAACGCCCACCACCTTGAGGCCGCCCCGGACCCGCTCGCCGATGGCCGCGACGAAATGGGCGGCCGTCGAACCGGTGCCGAGGCCCAGCCTCATGCCGTCGGTGACGAGCTCGGCAGCCCTCTCGGCCGCAGCGCGCTTGAGATTGTCGCTCACTGAAATCCTCTGAGATTGCGTCCGCCCTGGCTTGCAGTTGGCCTTTCGCTCGCCTCTAGCATGTCAGGACGGCAGGAAGAAAGAACGTTTCATCTTGAGCCGACCGCGGAGCCCCCGCCAGAGCCTCCAAAGCGTCCATGAAGCTCATGGAGAACCTCATGGACGCTGCGGCGAGGCCCCGGTGCCCGGTCCGACGCTCGGGGTGGCCCCCGTCGGCGCTGCCGTCGAGGCGGCCGGCGATGGCGTCATCTGAGGCGTGCAGACCACCCGCTCGTCGAAAACGTAGCAGATGCTCATCTGGCCGGTCCGGTAATTGACCCGGAAAACGCCCCCTTCCCGCTCGTGCCGGGAGGCGACCAGACCGTATTCACCGGGGGCCTGGGCTCCAGCGCCCTCGCCGGCGCTATAGCAGAGGGTGACCCCGACGGTGCCTTCCTGCAGCCCATATTGACAGGAGCTCACCTCGCCGGTGATCCGATCGATCCTATAAATCCTGTTCAGGTCAGTCTGAGGTGCAGGCACGAAATCATAGGAGGCCGCCAGGGCGGGGCCGACAAGACCTCCCGGCGCCAGGACAGCCAAAATCAACGCCGCGGAACCAAGGAACCGCATTCAACACTCCATCCGGTAAGAACGAATCAACCATAGGCACCATATCATCCCAAGGCTTGATTCCCTTGCCTCCAGCAGGTAGCCGACCTTCATGGCCATCGATACCCCGCACATCGTCTCGCCCATCGCGGTCTTCGATCTCGATGGAACCCTGGCAGACACGGCCGGCGACCTCGTCGGGACCCTGAACGTGATCCTCGAACGGGAGGGACTCGCCGCCCTGCCCGTGGCGCAGGCGCGCGACATGATCGGCGCAGGCGCCCGAGCCCTGATCGAGCGCGGCTTCGAGGCTGCCGGCAAGGAGCTGGCGCCCTCCCGGCTCGATGAGCTGTTCCGCCAGTTCATGGTCCATTACGGGCAGAACATCTGCGTCCGCACCAAACTGTATCCTGGCGTGGAAGCGGCCCTGGATCGGCTGGAGGAGGCCGGCTTCATCCTGGCAGTGTGCACCAACAAGGTCGAGGAGCATTCGGTCAAACTGCTCGACGCGCTCGGCATCGGCCACCGCTTCGCGGCCAATTGCGGCCGCGACACCTTTCCCTACTTCAAGCCCGATCCGCGCCACCTGACGCTCACCATCGAGCGGGCCGGGGGAGACCCGGGCAGGGCCGTGATGGTCGGCGATTCGCGGACCGACATCGTGACGGCCAAGAACGCGGGCATCCCGGTGGTGGCGGTCCCCTTCGGCTATACCGACGTGCCGGTTCGCGAGTTGGGACCCGACCTCGTCATCGACCATTTCGACGGCCTGTTCGCCGCCGTGCGAGCCGTTCTGAGACCCATGGCCGCGTGATGTGCCGCATGGATCGCGTGCGACCCGTCGCACACGACAATGTGAAGCTTGGCTTGTCAGGAAGGAATGGTGGGCGCGACAGGGATTGAACCTGTGACCCTTCGCGTGTGAAGCGAATGCTCTCCCGCTGAGCTACGCGCCCTGACAAGGGCCTTCTAAAGGCGCACAACCCCCTGCGTCAAGCCAAAGAAGCACGCTGCCGGCGAAGTATTTCGATCCATGAATTGTGGCACCGTGACTTTAACCTGCCGCTTACGATGTGGCTGGATTGGGGCATCTCGGCACTAGGATTTTATAGCAAAACCTTGATAAAGCTTGGATCCGAAGCGGGGCTGTTGCGTTATCGACATGCAGGACCTGCCATCAACCGTGTTTTATCCGAGGCAAAAATGGGACGCACTCGCGCTGCTCTGTCCGGGCTCGTCGGCGCCTTCGTCGCCGTTGCGACGCCGGCTGCGGCATTTACAGCATTCGATCCTCTGACCCGCCAGCCCCTCTACAGCACCGAGGAGGCCCTGAAGGCGCAGGCCTCGCCGGTTCCCC is part of the Microvirga terrae genome and encodes:
- the gor gene encoding glutathione-disulfide reductase, yielding MSSFDVDLFVIGGGSGGVRAARIAAGYGAKVMLAEEYRVGGTCVIRGCVPKKLMVYASRFADDFHDAEGFGWSVGETRFDWATLIRNKDREIDRLEGIYRANLEKAGVEVIDSRAVIEDAHTVHVLKTGARIRARYILVAVGAHPTLEPVIPGGELGITSNEVFHLDTLPKRILVVGGGYIAVEFAGVFAGLGSEVTLLHRGDKLLRGFDEDVRDALGEAYAQRGIDLALGTTLTRLEKTADGIAATLSDGSVRMVDQVLVATGRRPNTKGLGLEKAGITVDEVGAIPVDGYSQTLAPSIYAVGDVTNRANLTPIAIREGHAFADTVFGAKPTIVDHDLIPTAVFSTPEIGVIGCGEAAARAIYGEIDVYKTAFRPMKATLSGGKDRVFMKLIVDKASDKVVGVHIMGHDAGEMIQLAGIAVTMGATKADFDRTVAVHPTASEELVTMRTPVVVKKPVAVG
- a CDS encoding class II 3-deoxy-7-phosphoheptulonate synthase; protein product: MTERWTPDSWRNKPIQQVPAYPDLEALESVEQQLAGFPPLVFAGEARKLKRTLGKVAKGEAFLLQGGDCAESFAEHSADNIRDFFRLFLQMAVVLTYAGGSPVVKVGRAAGQFAKPRSAPTETIDGVELPSYRGDIISDIAFTPEARTPDPRRQLMAYRQSAATLNLIRAFATGGYANLENAHRWMLGFVKDSPQSSRYSELAERITESLNFMRAIGVDPETHPEMRSTDFYTSHEALLLGYEEAMTRVDSTTGDWYATSGHMLWIGDRTRQLDHAHVEYMRGIKNPIGLKCGPSLTADGLLKLIEALNPEDEAGRLTLICRFGADKVADHLPGLIRAVQKEGRTVVWSCDPMHGNTIKAASGYKTRPFERVMGEVRDFFAIHQAEGTHAGGIHLEMTGKNVTECTGGARALTDADLRDRYHTYCDPRLNAEQALEIAFLTSELIKRERQSRERPSALAAE
- a CDS encoding tripartite tricarboxylate transporter permease — encoded protein: MEAFTSLASGLAVAIQPMNLLFALIGVLLGTAVGVLPGIGPALTVALLLPITFKLDPAGSIIMFAGIYYGGMYGGSTTAILINTPGESASMATALEGNLMAKAGRGGPALATSAIGSFVAGTIATLGLTLLAPYLVEIAVSFGPEDYFALMCVAFVTVSATFGDSPVRGLTSLFIGLLLGLVGIDILSGQSRLSFGIPELYDNIEVTTLAVGLFAVGEALYVASRRHIHEEKLEPVRGSLWMTKEDWKRSWKPWLRGTMFGFPIGALPAGGAEIPTFLSYATEKRLTKHPEDFGKGAIEGVAGPEAANNASAAGTLVPLLTLGLPTSATAAMMLAGFQQYGLNPGPLLFAEQPALVWGLIASLFIANAMLLVLNLPLVGLWVKLLAIPQPWLYAGILVFATMGTIAANPSPVELIMLTVFGVLGFLMRRFDFPIAPVVVGLILGPIAESQLRRALSISLGDPMVLLQSPISATLLGIAVIALVLPFFLKGLGRFKAVED
- the rpiA gene encoding ribose-5-phosphate isomerase RpiA; its protein translation is MRLGLGTGSTAAHFVAAIGERVRGGLKVVGVPTSEATRDQAQREGIPLSTLDETPDLDLTVDGADELDDDLRLIKGGGGALLREKIVASASQRMIVIADGSKHVTKLGRFPLPIEVVPFGLTATERAIVRLLDSLGMSGELQLRHAPDGAAYVTDGGHFILDAHLGRIDKPNVLASTLNNIPGVVEHGLFLGLATGAILATGDRLVELGQL
- a CDS encoding HAD family hydrolase — translated: MAIDTPHIVSPIAVFDLDGTLADTAGDLVGTLNVILEREGLAALPVAQARDMIGAGARALIERGFEAAGKELAPSRLDELFRQFMVHYGQNICVRTKLYPGVEAALDRLEEAGFILAVCTNKVEEHSVKLLDALGIGHRFAANCGRDTFPYFKPDPRHLTLTIERAGGDPGRAVMVGDSRTDIVTAKNAGIPVVAVPFGYTDVPVRELGPDLVIDHFDGLFAAVRAVLRPMAA
- a CDS encoding tripartite tricarboxylate transporter TctB family protein — its product is MSTSPQRRVDVAGLVIALLLLGLAGLVWWDMTKLQILSPYDLGPKVMPVVVSIGLTLLAIGNGIGALQGNLPPRDSLDWKPIILILGGLAALIVLIAIGGGFMIGTAILFATTSAAFGRRAFLTDLLIGAVIAVFVYLLFGKLLTLSLPAGPLERLF
- a CDS encoding DUF2059 domain-containing protein, with translation MIRTASRLAATSVALFLLASPAFAQAQPSASHLAVAREVAMSSGMTRSFDAMSEPFLVQLQQMNVTRPEIKQDLEQVVAIIRPELEQQKQKMLDNAARAFALRLSESELKDIAAFYKSPAGAKYVQVQPGVLDDIVRDLAAWTQQTSQFIMTRAREEMGKRGHQLN
- a CDS encoding Bug family tripartite tricarboxylate transporter substrate binding protein, whose protein sequence is MSQFRKGLWRGALAAAAVAGFVTTAAAQMELKIMAPAAPGGGWDQTARSMQQALTQSGIAKSVQVANVPGAGGSIGIAQLVNNSKGDGNQLMVMGYVMVGALLTNKSPITLDQTTPIARLTAEYEAIVVPANSPIKSAKELADAIKADPAKVTWAGGSAGGVDHIAAALFAKAAGADPTKINYIPFSGGGEALAAILGGKVTAGISGYGEFESQVKAGKLRLIGLTTPADKATADLPSIKAQGVDLEIANWRAVVAPPGISADQKKALTEAMDKMAKSKEWQEILKAKGWEDSYVSGDAFTKILADEQTRTKEVLTAVGLVKS